The following coding sequences are from one Plasmodium coatneyi strain Hackeri chromosome 11, complete sequence window:
- a CDS encoding Dihydroorotate dehydrogenase (Fumarate) — protein MLRHNCLRAQLRAAGGSSLGSLCRVNRNDAKWYGYYVNHVIGGGTCRSITSECMKRHKLFMQHVRRFGDQSNYATAGRRPPPSEGDQRKDDPDVIRTNNSERKKQLEEEMKKLHDDITREKGNHKKVLLLIFTCVVGLYMYFESYDPEFFLYDVFLKILLKYVDGEMCHDLFLLMGKYNLLPYDTSKDSIYSCPEIKGLEFINPFGVAAGFDKNGVCIDAILKLGFSFIEVGTITPKPQKGNEKPRIFRDVETRSIINCCGFNNIGCDEVTLNLKRFREKQKTDKLLQRHLVGVSLGKNKDSPDILEDLSYCIARIGRYADYIAINVSSPNTPGLRDNQQSERLQGIILRVKEEVTKLDQGSDVMRDGPWVNTTKRRPLIFVKLAPDLQEDEKKKIADVLLKTQVDGMIICNTTTQKFNIKNFQDKKGGVSGEKLKDISTNFISQMYNYTNRKIPIIASGGIFTGKDALEKIEAGASVCQLYSCLVFNGMKAAVRIKRELDHLLYQRGYYKLEDAIGKAHRGGK, from the coding sequence atgcTGCGGCATAACTGCTTACGCGCCCAGTTGCGTGCTGCGGGTGGTAGCAGTTTGGGAAGCCTTTGCCGGGTAAATAGGAATGACGCCAAATGGTACGGATACTACGTTAACCATGTTATAGGGGGAGGAACGTGCAGATCTATCACAAGCGAATGCATGAAGAGGCACAAATTATTCATGCAACATGTTCGACGCTTCGGTGATCAGTCCAATTATGCGACAGCGGGGAGAAGACCCCCCCCAAGTGAAGGAGACCAAAGAAAAGATGACCCAGACGTAATTCGAACAAACAACagtgagagaaaaaaacaactggAAGAGGAGATGAAAAAACTGCATGATGATAtaacaagggaaaaagggaaccaCAAAAAAGTTCTACTGTTAATCTTCACATGTGTAGTAGGCTTATACATGTACTTCGAATCATATGACcctgaattttttctgtatgatgtttttttaaaaattcttttaaaGTATGTGGACGGGGAGATGTGTCACgatctttttctcctcatggGAAAGTACAACTTGTTGCCATATGACACAAGCAAGGATAGCATATATTCCTGCCCAGAAATAAAAGGGTTGGAATTTATTAATCCTTTTGGAGTCGCTGCGGGGTTTGATAAGAACGGGGTGTGCATTGATGCGATACTGAAGTTGGGTTTCTCTTTTATAGAAGTGGGAACCATCACTCCTAAACCACAGaagggaaatgaaaaacCAAGAATCTTCAGGGATGTAGAAACGAGGAGCATTATAAATTGTTGTGGATTTAATAATATTGGGTGTGATGAGGTGACTTTAAATTTGAAACGCTTTCGAGAGAAACAGAAGACAGACAAACTGCTGCAGAGACATTTGGTTGGAGTTAGTTTGGGGAAGAATAAGGATTCCCCTGATATTTTAGAAGACCTCAGTTACTGCATCGCCCGGATTGGAAGGTACGCCGATTATATAGCCATTAATGTGAGTTCCCCCAACACGCCTGGACTACGTGACAATCAGCAATCGGAGCGTTTGCAGGGAATTATTCTGCGGGTGAAGGAGGAGGTAACCAAGTTGGACCAGGGGAGTGATGTTATGCGTGACGGACCCTGGGTCAACACGACCAAGCGAAGGCCCCTCATCTTCGTGAAACTCGCCCCAGATTTGcaggaagatgaaaaaaaaaaaatagcagacGTGCTTCTCAAAACGCAAGTCGATGGGATGATCATTTGCAACACCACCACgcaaaaatttaacataaaaaatttccaagacaaaaaaggaggagttaGTGGAGAAAAGTTGAAAGACATATCAACGAATTTTATTTCACAGATGTATAATTATACGAATAGGAAAATCCCCATAATTGCCTCTGGGGGGATATTCACTGGAAAAGATGCGTTGGAGAAAATTGAGGCGGGGGCATCTGTATGTCAGCTGTACTCATGTTTGGTCTTTAATGGAATGAAGGCGGCTGTGCGGATCAAGCGTGAGTTGGACCACTTGCTTTACCAGAGGGGGTACTACAAGTTGGAGGACGCCATTGGGAAGGCCCACCGGGGGGGCAAGTAG
- a CDS encoding Bcs-1 like protein codes for MQKLMMNKGYETTAEKQPNLLNSGNTENGNGFIESIFKNITKNEYFSAGVGIISVGAFVTVANRLNSYMYHAVKKNMFTSLEITINDSAYYWVLEYIVKKGIISRHLSLKTQMLNDKNKKTVFFSFLPSVGNHLLIYDNRFIFIERSREKTMTSDVNRSVPFENIKLSTFIWSKNIFSKILTDAKLYIEKKEEGKTLLYKTFGHEWRPFGTPKNKRPVDSVILPEHLSEHIINDLDTFLNSSKWYIEKGIPYRRCYLLHGPPGCGKSSLIAALAGHFDFNICTINVNDVYLTDDRFIHLLATVPPKTILILEDIDFVFPNPSESNARVDSPIETSSSTASTISNSLLNSGNIRTLGVSYSGLLNALDGIVATEERIIFMTTNNIERLPSTLIRPGRVDLKIFIPYANTYQYRKMFLRFFPEHEDMAKEFATIFESFHLSMAEIQSFFLFSKHDPHKTIQNARHWVKTYAQKAGAQQG; via the coding sequence ATGCAGAAGCTTATGATGAACAAGGGGTACGAGACCACCGCGGAGAAGCAACCCAACCTACTAAACAGCGGAAACACAGAAAATGGAAACGGGTTCATAGAAtccatttttaagaacatCACAAAGAATGAGTACTTCAGTGCAGGCGTCGGTATCATCTCCGTAGGGGCATTCGTCACAGTGGCAAACAGACTAAACAGCTACATGTACCAtgcagtgaaaaaaaatatgttcacgTCTCTAGAAATTACCATCAACGATAGTGCATATTATTGGGTTCTAGAATACATCGTAAAGAAGGGAATAATCAGTAGACACCTGAGCTTAAAAACACAGATGCTAAatgacaaaaataaaaaaacggtcttcttttccttcctaccaAGTGTAGGCAATCACCTACTCATATACGATAACCGGTTCATATTCATTGAGCGTAGTAGAGAGAAGACAATGACGTCAGATGTGAATAGATCTGTCCCATTCGAAAACATAAAACTCAGCACCTTCATATGgtccaaaaatattttctcaaaaattttaacagatgcaaaattgtacatagaaaaaaaagaagaagggaagacaTTACTATATAAAACGTTTGGGCATGAATGGAGACCCTTCGGAACTCCAAAAAATAAGAGGCCGGTAGATTCTGTTATCCTTCCGGAGCATCTGAGTGAGCATATAATTAACGATCTGGACACATTTCTCAATTCTAGCAAATGGTACATTGAAAAAGGGATACCCTATAGAAGGTGCTATCTCCTCCATGGACCCCCTGGGTGCGGAAAAAGCAGTCTCATAGCCGCTCTGGCTGGTCACTTTGATTTTAATATTTGCACCATTAACGTGAATGACGTCTACTTAACGGATGACAGGTTTATCCACCTGCTTGCCACGGTGCCTCCTAAAACGATTCTCATTTTGGAGGACATTGACTTTGTCTTCCCCAATCCGAGTGAATCGAATGCAAGGGTAGACTCCCCTATCGAAACGTCCTCCTCCACCGCATCCACCATTTCAAATTCGCTACTCAACAGTGGTAACATAAGAACGCTAGGCGTCTCCTACAGTGGACTCCTTAACGCTCTGGACGGCATCGTCGCCACAGAAGAGAGGATCATTTTTATGACCACCAATAATATAGAGAGACTTCCAAGTACCCTCATCAGACCAGGTAGGGTAGAcctaaaaatatttataccATATGCCAACACCTATCAGTAtaggaaaatgtttttacgtttttttcccGAACATGAGGATATGGCCAAGGAGTTTGCAACCATATTTGAGTCCTTCCACCTGAGTATGGCTGAAATTCagtccttttttcttttttcaaaacatgATCCACACAAGACCATTCAGAATGCCCGCCACTGGGTCAAGACCTACGCGCAGAAGGCGGGGGCACAGCAAGGATGA